The Candidatus Omnitrophota bacterium genome contains the following window.
TTCTCTTTTGTTGCCGTCTAATTTCTTAACTTCAATTTTCATTTATCCCTCAACATTCAAACATTCAAAACATTTTAACATTCAAACATTCAAACATTAGCTGCTACATCCTAAACTTCTCGCCTAAATAAATTTCGCGCGCCTGGGGGTTATTAATCAGTTCCTCGGCAGTCCCGGAAATAAGGATCCTGCCTTCGGCGATCAAATACGCCCTGTCAGTAATAGAAAGGGTCTCTCTGACGTTATGGTCGGTGAGTAAAATTCCCAGGCCCTTTTCCTTAAGTTCTTTAATTATCTCCTGCGCCTCATTCACGACGATAGGGTCTATCCCGGAAAACGGCTCATCCAAAAGGATAAAAGAGGGGTTAGTCACCAAAGCCCGGGTAATCTCCAGGCGCCTTCGTTCTCCGCCGGATAAGGTGTAAGCCCTGTTCTTAGCCAGATGCGCGATGTTTAATTCTTCAAGCAAGCCGGCCAACCGATGCCTTCTCTCTGTCTTACTGATAGGCAAGGTCTCTAAGATGGCCATAATATTTTCTTCCACGGTAAGCTTCCTGAAAATTGACGGCTCCTGAGAAAGATAACCTATGCCGAAACGCGCGCGCTCATGGATAGGTAAATTGGTGATATTGTAATTATCAAATACGATAGAGCCGCTATTGGGAGAAATAACGCCTACCACCATATAAAAGGTAGTGGTCTTGCCTGCGCCGTTAGGCCCTAAAAGCCCCACTATCTCCCCGCGCTTGACATTTAAATCTACGCCCTTAACCACCTGCCTGGCGTCGTAAGATTTAGTCAGGCCTTTAATTTCCAAGAGATGCATTCATACCCTCCGCGGAATAAATAACTAATCTCGGTTTGCCTGAAAGAGTAATCTTCCTGTCTAACGCGGTGTAAGTCGCTTCGTCGCTGTAGGAAATGTTTTCGCCCTGGCTGATCTTTACGTTGCCGCGCGCCACAATCTTGTCTATCTTGCTGCCCATAGCGGCCATGCCTGCCTGGCCTGCGGAGATATCTTTGCCAGCGTCTGTGCCGCCGAAATAAACATCCATCTTATCGCTCTCAATCAGGGCATCCTGGGTATCTACCTTTACATTATTGCTGAAGGTAGCGATATTCTTCCCGTAATCTATCTCCAGGGGGCCATCGCAGGTAATGACAATCTTTTTTTGCCCGGCCGGCTCCTGGGCCTTAGCGTCAACGCTGGGATTGATATTTACCGTAACATCTTTTTCCAGGCTCACCTTTTTTAAGTCCGGTTCGCCGCTTGCGCCGCTGGCAGTGGTCACCATATTGCCCCTTTCTATGCTCACCATATCCTTGGTACTCACCAGGCGGTTTTTCCTGTCCCAATCCAGAGAATCCGTAGTCAGTTTTGCGCCGGTAGAAGTAGTGATGATGACATTCTCTTCCAGATGCACCTTGCCGTCTGCCTTATCAAAATCGCCCTTGTCAGCGGTAAGCCTGATATCCTCTTTTTCGCCGTAAAGGTTACCGACTACGCTCTTGAGTTTTACTATGTTGTCAAATATATCCGCGGATTTTCCCGAAAGGTCCCAGCTGCGCTTGCCTTTTTCGCCAAAGCTGGCCAGGGAAAACTCATTAATCTGCTGGTCAGAGCCCGGAGCATTTTCTTCCTGGGCAACTAAGCTGTAAGCTGTAAGCTGTAAGCTGTAAGTAAAGATAAAAAAGAAAAATAAAATAATCTTAAGAATACCTGATTTATGACACCTGACTTGTGACTCTGCCATTTTTAATTTCTACAAATCATAAAGGCCTACCATCTCTTCCCACTTACCCTGCGCCTTCAGGATGAGTTCTGCTATTTCCCGTACTGCGCCGCGGCCGCCTTGCTTGAGGGTAATATAAGCAGCTGCCTGTTTTATTTCCGGCGCGGCATTAAATACAGCGATAGGAAAACCCACCTTTTTCATCAGGCCTAAATCTACCAGGTCATCTCCGGCAAAACATATTTCGCTAATATCTACCTTATATTTCTTTAGGATTTTATCCAGGGCTTTTGTCTTGGGAGAAATATTTTCAAAGACCGCCTCAACGCGCATATCGCGGGCGCGCGGGGCGATGGCACGCGAACCCTTGGCAGTAATCAGGATAGTCGGGATACCTGATTTTTTCAATAAATACACCCCCAGGCCGTCATGGCAATCAAAGAATTTCATATCCCGGCCGTGCGAATCGTAGATAATCCTGCCGTCAGTCAACACCCCGTCTACGTCCAGCATCAATAACCTGACCCTTTTAGCCTTCTCGATTAATTCTTCTTTAATATCCATACTCTATAATTGTATAATTGCACCAGGTGCCGAGCCAATCTCGTACCAGGTGCGAAACTAATCTTGTACCTGTCCCTTCTTTCTCTTGCTAACGGTACACACGCCGCCTCAGGGGACAGGTACAATCTCAAATTTGCACCAGGTGCCCGATTGGATTTGCACCTGGTGCTAAACTAAGCCGGCTTTTAAAAGGTCCTGTATATCCAATAAACCTACTGGACGTTTATTTTTATCTACGACCGGCAGCTCATCTATCTTTTTCTCCTGTAATATGCGGCTGGCCTCTATTGCCAGCATCTGCGGGGAAACCGCAATCGGATTTTTAGTCATTGCATCCTTCACCTGGCGTTTAGCTAAACTCAGGTCTTTTTCCAGATGGCGGCGTAAGTCTCCGTCAGTAAAGATACCGGTGAGCTGCTTATTTTTATTTATCACCGAGGCGCTGCCTGCGCGTGCCCTAGTGATCCTGAATAGAACCTCTGAAATTTTCATCTCTTCCCTGACTATGGGATTGGCATCGCCCTTACGCATAATATCCTCTACTTTTAAGAGCAGCTTTCTGCCCAATAAGCCCCCCGGGTGATAAAAGGCAAAATCTTTTTCTTTAAAACCTTTTAAATCCAGAAGACAGACTGCCAGGGCATCGGCCATGGCCAGCATCGCCGTCGTAGAAGTTGTAGGCGCAAGGCCTAAGGGACAGGCCTCTTTTTTTACAGCGGTATTTAAGACTGCATCCGCATAACGGCCAAGCAGGGATTTGGTATTGCCGGTAATGGCGATTATCTGCGTGCCTATCTTCTTTAATAAAGGCAGTAATTTCTTAATCTCCTCTGTCTCTCCGCTGTTAGATAAAATAATCACTACATCTTCTTCGGCAACCCGGCCCAGGTCCCCGTGTATGGCTTCCGCAGAATGCAGAAATAAACTCGGGGTCCCGGTCGAAGAGAGGGTAGCGGATAATTTTTGGCCGATAATACCGGCCTTACCCATTCCGGTAACTACCACCCTGCCTTTGGAGCGTAAAATAAATTGGACTGCCTTTTTAAAATCCGTATTAATATTCTTTTTTAAATCGCTTACTGCCCCGGCCTCGATATCTAAAACCTGCCTGGCGCGTTTGATAATATTCATAGGGCTTCCTCTTAATCCGCCGTAGGCGGATAAGTTCAGCCATATAACTTATGTCGTACTTCGTACTCCATAAGTTATGGCTTCACTTATTTTCTTGATTTGCCGTAAGAGTTTTTCTAAATCCTTTAGACTAATCATATTCGGCCCGTCGCAGGGAGCATTATCCGGCTTCGGGTGTACTTCTAAAAACAAACCGTCACAGCCAAAACCAACCGCAGCGCGCGAAAGCCCGGCCACAAATTCCCGTTGTCCGCCGGAGCATCTACCCTTACCCCCGGGAAGCTGCACGCTATGCGTGGCATCATAAATAACCGGATAACCCATCTGGCGTATAATACTTAGGCTCCTGAAATCCGAGACTAAATTATTATAACCAAAACACACGCCCCGCTCGGTAATCAGGATATTTTTATTCCCCGTAGATTCTATTTTTTTGATGATGGGCAGAATATCCCAGGGCGCCAGGAATTGGCCTTTCTTGATATTTACGGCTTTGCCTGTCCTGGCTGTTGCCACCACAATATCCGTCTGGCGGCATAAGAATGCCGGGATCTGTATTATATCCAAAACCTTGGCTGCTTCAACGATGTCCTTGCGACAATGGATATCGCTTAATACGGGGATGCGTAATTTTTGCTTCACTTTATTCAGGGTATCCAGGCCCTTCTTTATTCCCGGGCCGCGGTAAGATTCTATTGACAAACGGTTAGCTTTATCAAAACTGGATTTAAAGATAAAAGGTATGCTTAATTTTTCAGTAATATCCTTTATCCTCTTGGCAGTATCCAGGCAGAGTGTTTCTGACTCAATTACGCAAGGCCCGGCAATCAAAACTAACGGGTTTTTATCACCTATGCGGATATTTTTTACGTTAATCTGGCGCATTATATTTTTTCCCTCTGCAGGTATTCTCTGACTTTTTCTAAATCCTGCGGCGTATCTACGCCGATAGTCTCGTATTTTGTCTCAATGACTTTGATGCGAAAGCCCTCCTCCAGGACCCGCAATTGTTCCAGCCGCTCTATTTTTTCCAGGTTAGAGACCGGCAGATTTTTATAGGTAAAAAGAAAATCTTTGGTGTAGCCATATAAACCGATGTGCTTGTAATATACGGGCGAAGCCGCTTCGGAACCTTGGGCAAGATAGGGAATGACTGACCTCGAAAAGTATAGGGCAAAATTATTTTTGTCCACCACCACCTTGACCACATGGGGGTCGTTCAACTCCTGGGGGTTTTCTATTTTTTTCATAATGGTAGCCATGGAAATTTTACGGTCATCGAGGAGCGACTGCGCCAGGGTATCAATCATCGTAGGATGTATCAAAGGCTCATCGCCCTGAATATTGATTACTATCTTCACCTCTATGGGGTTTATCACCTCGATGATCCTGTCCGTTCCCGATACATGGCCTTTTGCCGTAAAGGCGACCTTAGCGCCGAATTCTCTGGCTGCATCGGCAACGCGTTCGTCGTCGCAGGCAATGATTAAATCCTCTAAAAGCAGGGATTGTTTCGCCCGTTCCCAGACGTGCTGGATCATAGGTTTTCCCGATATATCCGCCAGGACCTTGCCTTCAAACCTGGTAGAAGAATACCTCGCCGGGATTATACCGATAATATCCATCTATCTTATCCTCTCTGATAGCTCTTTTCTGGAGGCAACCGCCGTGCCTAATTTGCCCACGACAATACCGGCGGCAAAATTGGCGATATGCGCTGCTTCAAGCTTGCTTGCGCCGCAAGCAAGCGCCACGGTAAATGTTGCTATTACGGTATCGCCTGCTCCTGAAACATCAAAAACCTCCTGAGCCACCGTCGGAATATGTTGATTTTTCCCTTTTTCAAAAAGCCACATCCCGTTCTCGCCAAGCGTAATCAAGAGGCTTTCTAACTCTAAATGCCCCAGGATTGCTTCGCCGGCCTTAATAATATCATTATGGGTGAGCAATTCTTCTTTATAAATTTTAAACTTATTGTGGGCGTCCTTCATTTTTAGGTATCTAACGGCATTCTCGGTTTCTTTACGGTTAGGGGTAATACATGTAGCTTTAAAATAACAATCGAAATTATCCTCCTTGGGATCAATAGTTATTATTTTTTCTAACCTATTGGCTTCTTTGATAATAGTTTCAATCAAATTTCTATCAAGGAGGCCCTTCCCATAGTCTTCAACTATGACTGCATCAAAATCCTTTAAATTACCTGATATGTAACTACGCAGCTTATTGTCGGTTTCTCTTTTGATATTATGCACGTGCTCCCAATCAACCCTGACTACCTGCTGATGCCCGGCGATAATCCTGGTTTTAAGGGTCGTTTCTCTACCGTTTTCTAACATTACCCCTGACGCATCAATCCTGCGGTCCTTAAGTTCATTTAAAAGCCTTTTTGAAATCTCAGGGCTCCTGTCGCCTATAACTCCGCATAAGCTAACCTTACCCCCCAGCGCGCAGATGTTGTTTGCAACATTAGCGGCTCCGCCGGGTGAGTATTTTCTTTCTCTTGCCCATACAACCGGCACAGGTGCTTCCGGAGAAACCCTGTCGACGCCGCCATAGATATATTGGTCAAGAATCAAATCCCCTACTACTAAAATATTGGCCTTAGAAAATTTAGAAATTATATTTTTTAAACTGCCTAATTTCATTTTTTACCCGCTAACATTTAAACTTTCAAACTTTCAAACATTTTAACAGACACAGCATTACTCATAGCTTTCTAAATTTTCTCTATTACCGCCTGCGCCAACAAAGGCAGCATTATCTCATGGTGGCCGATAATATAATACCCCTCGCCGCCTGCTTGAGTAGGCCGGTGAACCACATTCTGGCTGGGGCGGTAATGGTATATCATATCAAAATTTGCCGTCGTAAAATCCTTTACCTTATCCCCCAGGTTCCTGGCTAAATTCAGGGCCTTTAAGAATACCTCCGGTAATATCACCGCGGAACCGAAATTTAAAACTACTCCGCCCTGATTAAGGCCGCGGATATTTCCGACGAGAGAACGAAAATCCCTCAAACTGCCCTCGCCGGTTGAGCTGGCATCAAAAGAAGGATGCTGATGTATGATATCCGTGCCAATAGCAACAAAGACATAAACAGGAACCTTGTTTTTATAAGCCTGATAAATAATGCTTAAATCCTTATGGGGCAATTTCACGGCGCTGATTTTACGCGCCACTGCCTCGCCTAAGCCCAGGCCATCCCTCACTCCTTCTTTTATCGCGCTATTGAGGAAATCGGCAGTCTCTTTACCCATTCCGAAACGGCCGTCTTTTAAATTATCGGCTACGTCCTCGGAGGTTTTACCCTGTAAGGCAATCTCGAAATCATGGATTATACCTGCGCCGTTTAAAACAATACAGCTGATTATTTTCTTTTTTAGCAGTTCAATGACCACAGGGCCAAGGCCGCATTTGATGACATGGGCGCCGGCCATAAAAATAACTGTTTTATTTTTCTTATGCGCCCTGACTATAGCGTTAACGACAGCGCGTATCTCCTTGGCTTTTAAGATATTAGGCAAGGAGCCGAAGAAACTTGAAAAGCTCCTTTTAGGCGCAGGCGTCTGGGCAAAATCCTGCCGCTTAACCCTGCTCTTCCTTGACTTCAGCGAATATGTCTTTATCTTATTTATATTAATCATAGAGACTTATAATTTTAGCATAAATCCTGGTTAAATCAACTATATTTAGCTATTGAGCGTCTGTCTTGTCTTGTTTCTCGCAGGGACGCTCGTTTTGCCCAGCGTGCAAAACTTCGCTCGACTTTCGGCCTCGCTCTCACCGATAATTTAATAGCGGGTGAACCGTGCCCGCTCGGCCTGCAAACGCCCTGCTCGAAATCAAGCCAAGCCATCCGCTAAATATACATCTGTCAACTTACAAATGAATCTGGCAGTTTTCGAGCGAATGGAGGTTTTAGCCAAAGCAGCTTGAGTGAACGAGGGCATCCGAACGCGGAAGCATTCGGACAGCGAGGATGTTTGAGCCCGTCCTGGCGAAAGCCGACGGGCGAGTTCCGCAGCTGCCGAGTTCACGAAAGACCTTTGGCGTGCCCGATAGGGCAAAACCGACTTGAGCGAGAAAATTGACAGATTCATTTGATTATATGGCAAAGA
Protein-coding sequences here:
- the lptB gene encoding LPS export ABC transporter ATP-binding protein — protein: MHLLEIKGLTKSYDARQVVKGVDLNVKRGEIVGLLGPNGAGKTTTFYMVVGVISPNSGSIVFDNYNITNLPIHERARFGIGYLSQEPSIFRKLTVEENIMAILETLPISKTERRHRLAGLLEELNIAHLAKNRAYTLSGGERRRLEITRALVTNPSFILLDEPFSGIDPIVVNEAQEIIKELKEKGLGILLTDHNVRETLSITDRAYLIAEGRILISGTAEELINNPQAREIYLGEKFRM
- the lptC gene encoding LPS export ABC transporter periplasmic protein LptC, producing MAESQVRCHKSGILKIILFFFFIFTYSLQLTAYSLVAQEENAPGSDQQINEFSLASFGEKGKRSWDLSGKSADIFDNIVKLKSVVGNLYGEKEDIRLTADKGDFDKADGKVHLEENVIITTSTGAKLTTDSLDWDRKNRLVSTKDMVSIERGNMVTTASGASGEPDLKKVSLEKDVTVNINPSVDAKAQEPAGQKKIVITCDGPLEIDYGKNIATFSNNVKVDTQDALIESDKMDVYFGGTDAGKDISAGQAGMAAMGSKIDKIVARGNVKISQGENISYSDEATYTALDRKITLSGKPRLVIYSAEGMNASLGN
- a CDS encoding HAD-IIIA family hydrolase, with the protein product MDIKEELIEKAKRVRLLMLDVDGVLTDGRIIYDSHGRDMKFFDCHDGLGVYLLKKSGIPTILITAKGSRAIAPRARDMRVEAVFENISPKTKALDKILKKYKVDISEICFAGDDLVDLGLMKKVGFPIAVFNAAPEIKQAAAYITLKQGGRGAVREIAELILKAQGKWEEMVGLYDL
- a CDS encoding KpsF/GutQ family sugar-phosphate isomerase; the encoded protein is MNIIKRARQVLDIEAGAVSDLKKNINTDFKKAVQFILRSKGRVVVTGMGKAGIIGQKLSATLSSTGTPSLFLHSAEAIHGDLGRVAEEDVVIILSNSGETEEIKKLLPLLKKIGTQIIAITGNTKSLLGRYADAVLNTAVKKEACPLGLAPTTSTTAMLAMADALAVCLLDLKGFKEKDFAFYHPGGLLGRKLLLKVEDIMRKGDANPIVREEMKISEVLFRITRARAGSASVINKNKQLTGIFTDGDLRRHLEKDLSLAKRQVKDAMTKNPIAVSPQMLAIEASRILQEKKIDELPVVDKNKRPVGLLDIQDLLKAGLV
- the kdsA gene encoding 3-deoxy-8-phosphooctulonate synthase — translated: MMRQINVKNIRIGDKNPLVLIAGPCVIESETLCLDTAKRIKDITEKLSIPFIFKSSFDKANRLSIESYRGPGIKKGLDTLNKVKQKLRIPVLSDIHCRKDIVEAAKVLDIIQIPAFLCRQTDIVVATARTGKAVNIKKGQFLAPWDILPIIKKIESTGNKNILITERGVCFGYNNLVSDFRSLSIIRQMGYPVIYDATHSVQLPGGKGRCSGGQREFVAGLSRAAVGFGCDGLFLEVHPKPDNAPCDGPNMISLKDLEKLLRQIKKISEAITYGVRSTT
- the kdsB gene encoding 3-deoxy-manno-octulosonate cytidylyltransferase produces the protein MDIIGIIPARYSSTRFEGKVLADISGKPMIQHVWERAKQSLLLEDLIIACDDERVADAAREFGAKVAFTAKGHVSGTDRIIEVINPIEVKIVINIQGDEPLIHPTMIDTLAQSLLDDRKISMATIMKKIENPQELNDPHVVKVVVDKNNFALYFSRSVIPYLAQGSEAASPVYYKHIGLYGYTKDFLFTYKNLPVSNLEKIERLEQLRVLEEGFRIKVIETKYETIGVDTPQDLEKVREYLQREKI
- the rfaE1 gene encoding D-glycero-beta-D-manno-heptose-7-phosphate kinase, which encodes MKLGSLKNIISKFSKANILVVGDLILDQYIYGGVDRVSPEAPVPVVWARERKYSPGGAANVANNICALGGKVSLCGVIGDRSPEISKRLLNELKDRRIDASGVMLENGRETTLKTRIIAGHQQVVRVDWEHVHNIKRETDNKLRSYISGNLKDFDAVIVEDYGKGLLDRNLIETIIKEANRLEKIITIDPKEDNFDCYFKATCITPNRKETENAVRYLKMKDAHNKFKIYKEELLTHNDIIKAGEAILGHLELESLLITLGENGMWLFEKGKNQHIPTVAQEVFDVSGAGDTVIATFTVALACGASKLEAAHIANFAAGIVVGKLGTAVASRKELSERIR
- a CDS encoding deoxyhypusine synthase family protein, translated to MININKIKTYSLKSRKSRVKRQDFAQTPAPKRSFSSFFGSLPNILKAKEIRAVVNAIVRAHKKNKTVIFMAGAHVIKCGLGPVVIELLKKKIISCIVLNGAGIIHDFEIALQGKTSEDVADNLKDGRFGMGKETADFLNSAIKEGVRDGLGLGEAVARKISAVKLPHKDLSIIYQAYKNKVPVYVFVAIGTDIIHQHPSFDASSTGEGSLRDFRSLVGNIRGLNQGGVVLNFGSAVILPEVFLKALNLARNLGDKVKDFTTANFDMIYHYRPSQNVVHRPTQAGGEGYYIIGHHEIMLPLLAQAVIEKI